CGCGGTTCAGCAAGAGTGATGCCCTGCTCTACTGCATTGAAACTCAGGCGCTCTTTATACAGATGATAATCCTTGGCAATGACCCACGACAGCACCAGGGTTTTCGCTCGACTGACATCGCGCAATTCAGCCTGCAACTGGAACGCGCGCTCTGGTTCCAGAAAATCATCGGCATGGGCAGGCGGATGCAATAGAGTTGCTATCAACAACACCGGCAATAGCGACAACAGCCGCAAGGCAGAAAATAATTTATAAAAATACTGTTTCATATGAACTCCTGTTTTTTAGCAGCAAGACTGCTACCACTGCTTGCTGATACCCAGTTGTATGCTTTGCGCCTTCAGCGCTGCAAGACCGGGGCTGCCCTTGTGGAATAGTCGCCAGTTACCGTGCTGCTCATAGTTTTCCAGCTTGATATCTACAGTCCAATCACTGGTCAATTGCTTGCTCACTTTGAAGCCAAAGGTCAATGCGCCAAAACCCGACAAGCGCTGGTCAGCAGAGCTGGGCTGGGTAGAAGCAAACTGATAGCCTGGCGGAAAAGGTGCTCCGAGTTGTGCATCATAGACAGGGTCAAAATAGAAACTGGCCGCACTTTGGCTATACACACGCAGCGACGGCGCGATTGTCCAGCCTTGCGAAAATGGCTGTACATACTCTGCTGTCAGGGTATGCGCCTTGACATCGTAAGTGTCGCTGTAGTAGCGATAGCTGAAGCGGCCTGTGCCACCCGTGCCCAGGAAGTGGTGATTCCAGCGGGCCAACAAGGTAGTCTGATTACGCTCTCTAGGCCTGCGATCCAGCGCCTTGTAAGGGTCAGAGAAATATCCCTCCCCTCTGCTATGACTGAGCGTCAATTGGGCGATGTCTTCTGCGGTCAATATCTGCGTGACACCTGCCATGATGCTGATCGTCTTTTTAGTCTCGTTTTTAACGATCAGGTTGGTAGGATTGATACGGTCATGGCTACCACCCAGGCCAACAGTCCAGGTGGTATTTTTATCTTCTGAAGAAAAATTCCCGGTTGCAGACAAGGCACGCGACTCGTAATCATGCTCAGTTGAATATGCGGTACCGACTGTCAGGCTGGCACGCGGGAAGTAACGGGTAAACGCCACATCACCGGCAGTGCGCTGGTCATTCATGCGCGATGCACCAGAGATCGCGGTATGGTAACGCGGCGATGCACCGGATACGTCGTCCGAAGTCAGAGTAGCATCCAGCGACCAGTCTGCACCCAGGGGAGTAATCAGTGAAAGCGAAGGCGAGTTTGCTGTAATACGTTTCAGGCCCGCCTGTTTTTCTTCATAGTTCAGATACTTGAGGCTGAGGCTGGCATGCTCAGGCGGCGTCTCGGCCTTGACAACACCAGGTAGTAACAAGGCGGCAGTCAGCAATGCTGCACCGATGGTTTGCATATCAGATGAAGCAGGCAAGGTTTCAGACTCGGTAGAGGCAATAAGGGGAACCGAAGTTTTTTCAATAATTTTAGTCATGTCGAAATTCTCTGATTAATTGCAACCACAACCACCGCCGCCCACACCGGCACCACCAGAAGCTGATTCGCGGCTGGTGTAGATGTGTTCGCCATAACGGGATTCCAGCCTGTCGTTTTCAAAGGTCATGGCTGTTTTCGCCAGATTGCCTTTTTCCCAGGGCTGTACGGGTTTGATCGTGCCGCAAGCAGACAACGCCAATGCAGCGCTGGCTATCAATAACATCGTCGTGGTTTTCTTTACGATGACCTTCATTTGATTGCTCCCAACGAGGATTTTATTTTTTCTTCCAGCGCCGCCCTGTCTGCTTCCTTGAAGCCTGCATGCTCAAAGATGATTTTTCCATCCGGACCTATCAGCACGCTACTCGGCATGCCTTTCACGCCATAGCTACGGGGAGTCGCGCCAGCAGGGTCAAACGCCACCAAAAAGCGGGCCGGTGTGGTCGTCAAGAATTGACGGGCATCTTCATTTTTTTGATCGAGATTGACGCCGATGATCTGCAAACCCTGCGCACCGTATTTCGATTGCAGCTCATTCATCCATGGGAAAGACTGGCGGCAGGGGCCGCACCATGAAGCCCAGAAATCCAGATACACCAACTTGCCCTGATACTTGGCCAGATTGATATTGCCTTCCACACCCTTGAGATCAAATGCCGGGGCGGTGCTACCTTTATCCAGCGCCATTGCTGAGGTTGCCATGAGCAGTGCAGCAATGCCCAGTGCAAAGCGTTTTTTGTATATATTCATAGAGAATTTCATATTCTTGGCCCTATCGTTTTCATATTCTTAAACCTGAAAGCCGGACCGCAGCCCGGCTTTACTGATTAATCCTGTACCCTGGCCTGACGTGTCTGCTTCCTGCGCCAGATGATGACTGCCACAGCGAGCATGACGAGAACCGGCAGCATGGGGTCATTGCCATCGCGGGCAACCGAGCAACCACCGCCACCTTCATTTCTTGGCGCATTGGCTGTCACAGTTGGTGTGGTCGCATTCACGGCTGTGCCTGAAAAGGCGATGTTCCAGGTCGTACTGGTGTCTGAAGAGCTGATGACGACGCTACCATTGTTAGTACCTGCATTTGTTGGGGCATAACTGACCACCAGTTCGCAAGAAGTATTTGCCTGCAGGCTGAATGGGAAGCGTGGGCAGGATGAGCCATCCACCACCGCTGCGTATGCACCACTGAACGCAGCATTTGTCAGCGCAATCGCAGCGCTGCCTGGGTTAGTCAGCGTGAAGCGTTTTACCAGGTTGGCACTGCCTATCGTGGCAGAACCAAAGTCAAAAGATTGCGGATTGATATTCAGCGTAACAGTCTTGACAGGGATCGCTACGCCAGTGCCCGCCAGCCCCAGACTGAGTTGCGCACCACCATCGGTCACCAGCAAGACATTTGCGGTTTTACTACCTGCGCTGCCCGGCTTGAAGCTGGTATCGATGGTGCAGCTTGCTGCCGGGCTCAGCGTGCCGTTTGTGCTGCAAGTACCGGCCAATATAAAGTCATTGAGCTGGCTGCCATTCAAGACCAGGCTGGTGATTTTCAGCGCTGCAGTGCCGGTATTACTCAGCGTGGTCGTATGCTTGGCAGAAGTGGTGCCAACCTGGGTGTCGCTGAACTGTACTGTGCCGGTATCTGACAAGACCGGTTTCGCAACTGCCTGTTTGGTCGCCGTACCAGTAATAGCTACCTGCAAAGGCGCAGCATTGGATGTCACAGCCAGGCTGGCGCTGACATCACCCTCGACCGTCGGTGTGAATACCACGGGTACATTGCAATTCGCACCAACTGCGAGGCTGCTGCCACAAGTACTACCTGCACCCAGCGTAATTGCTGATGCACCGCTGATTTTGATTGATGTGAAAGTCAGTGCGACATTGCCGGTATTGGATAAACTGATCTGTTGTGTCAATGGTGAAGCAGCTACCGTCTGGGCACCAAAGGCCAGCACGCTGGGTGTCGCGGTAATGGCCGGTGAAGCTGCCGCCGCACTGCCCGCGAGGCTGACGACGGCATTGCCGTTCGAGGCATTGCTGGCGATATTCAATGCTGCCGCAAAAGCACCTGCAGTGGCTGGTGTTGCCTGCAAGGTGATGGTGCATTGGCCACCTGCGGCAACTGCAGTCTGTGTACTGCAGGTGCCACCAACGGCAAAGATACCTGCATTGGCGCCACTCAAGGCAATGGAACTGAAATTCAGGGCTGCCTGGCCGCTATTGCTGATGTTAACAGTCTGCAGTGCAGACGCAGCATTCACCAGCAGCGTACCAAAGTTCAGGCTACTGGCTGACACTGTGAGGCCAGCCTGAGCAGCGGCATTTCCGGTGCCGCTCAGCGTAACCAGACTAACACCGCCAGTCGCATTGTGGCTGATACTGATATTGGCAGTACGACTGCCTTGTGCAGTTGGTTTGAATGTAGATAACACAGTGCAACTGGCACTTGGCGCCAGTGAACTGCCACCTGCGCAGCTACCGCCAGCAAGATTAAAGTCCGTAGCGGATCCACCTGTCAGCGCAATCGAAGTGATATTCAATGCGGCAGACCCGGTATTGCTAAGCGTGGCACTCAATGCCGTGCTGGTCTGGCCTACCGTGGTTCCGGTAAACACCAGGCTGGCAGATGAAACTGTGGCTATCGGCCCGGCTACGACGCTGGGGTTGCCGATGAATGCAGCAAGGTCAGCGATTTCATCTGCGGTGAATTTATTCCTGTATAAATTCCCCATGCCACCTTTATTCTGGGCAAAGGCATTGCTGATTTCTGTTGGATTATTCGCTCCACGCAAAATACCGTTGACGTTATTGGCAGGGGTAGCGCCATGGCAGGCGGTGCAACTGGTGCCGCCGCCTGTTGGGCCATTCAGATACAGGCTTTTGCCATTCAGGGCATCTGCTGCATGAGCTGCTGACATGCCAGCAAATAACACAGTCCCCAGCACACTGAGCTGCCGTAGCGTGCGCGTAAAACGAAAATGCAAGTTCATCATAGTTCCCTTCAATGATTAAATTTTTTACTGCATGCAAACACCAAGAGCCATTCCATTGAATACGGCATGGGTCAGCGCGCATAATCTCCAGTCACGTGTCGCCTGGTACAGCATCGCCAGCAGCAAGCCTGGTAAAAAAACAGCCGACACTACTGCCCAGCCAGATGCCAGATGCAAGCCGCTGAACGCCGTCGCAGACAACAACACCGGCATCAACCTTGTATGGCTACCCGGCTCATAAAACCGGTCTATCAGGTATTGCTGCAAACCAGCACGCACGACCAACTCTTCCAGAACCGGTGCCAGCAGCAATAGCCGCAACAGGGTTGCCATATCCACTGACCACAACTGATTTCCACACATCGCTTGCTGAACAAAAATAGGAGAGATAAGGTTCATCGATAAGCAATGCGGGTGGATTAAAAAAGAGGTTTTTCTTCACATGAAAAAATAGACCTCTTCGTTTGTTTCAAGCGGTTAATACGTGAATCATTGAAATTGGTTCAAAGAAAAATGAAATATTTTTTTGATGCGAGAAAAAACATCAGCAGTTTGCGAACTTGCCGGTTTTTTTGCGGTGGAAATTTGAAGAGAAAATATGGTGAGCGAAGATAAAAATTTCACCATGGCGATGCGCTACAATCATTTGCGAACGCTTGGACTGAGCAAGATATGGCAGATGACTGGTTGACCAGAAAGCATTATTATTTAAACAACAATCCCTCATCAGGCTAATGCCAGATATTTTTTACGCCGACATGAACCTTTTCCACCTGAGCAGGTATTAACAGCTAATCGAGGAGAGTGCAGGCATGTTTGAGAATTGGGGATGGCGAGGTAAAACTGACAAGAAACGTCCAGATACCCCGGAAGCGCAGGAAGTTGAATTGATCACTTTGATAGCAAACGCCGATCGCCAGGCGTTTGAGGCCTTGTATCGTCTGTACTTTGGCAGGCTGGCCAGGTTTCTGGACAAAATGACACGCGATACACATCTAATAGAAGAAATAGTCAACGATACAATGCTGGTCGTCTGGCAAAAAGCGCCCAGCTTTAACCATACTTCCCGCGTATCCACCTGGGTATTTGCGATAGCCTATCGCCAGGCCTTGAAAGCCATCAACAGTTTTGATGAAGCAGTCGAATCCGATTTTGAGCATCATGCAGCAGAGACCAGATACGAGCCAGAACAACAGATGTCAGCCCAGCAGCTTGATGCCGACCTGAGCCGCGCCCTGCGTGCCCTGCCAATGGAGCAACGCGTAGTCGTGAGCCTCACTTATTATCATGAGATGGGATACAAGGAAATCGCTGAAACCATGGAATGCCCGGTCAATACCGTCAAGACCCGGATGTTCCACGCCAGACAGCGTTTGAGATTCATGCTTTCCGACAGCATGGAGGAAATATTATGAACACGAAAACAAACCAGGTTCATCAATCTGATGAGTCTGACCATAGCCAGGTGCAGGACTTGTTGCCCTGGTATGCCAACAATACCCTGCAAGCTGATGAACAGCAGTTGGTACGAGCGCATTTGCAAACCTGCACTGCATGTCAGAATGACCTGCAATGGCAACAAAAGCTGAAGGCTGGTGAACCGGCGGCAAGTACAGTTCCCAATGTGGACAGAGCCCTCGCCCGTCTTTTACCAAAGCTGGATAGGCAAGTACAAGCAGCCAAAGTTAACAATACCAATAACTTCATGGCACGCTTGTGGACGCTGTTTACTGCGGATGGCAAGGCTCCTGCGCGTTGGGGAATGGCGGTCATGGCAGCACAAACTGCCGTCATTGTCGGACTGGTCGCGTTTATGGCACTGCCCAGGCAGGACGACAGCAGTTATCGCGTACTTGGCAGCGGTGAGCGTTCTTCCGGTAATATTGTGGTTGTATTCAAACCAGAAACCACAGTCAAAGATATACAACGCATCATGTCCATCAACGACGCCCGCATCATCGATGGCCCGACCGTCACCAATGCCTACCTGCTCAATGTCGATGATTCCAGGCTGGAGCAAAGCATCAGGGAACTGCGCTCTGAGGCGGGCATAGAGCTGGTTGAATCCCTGGGTTCGGGAGCTGCAAAATGAAAGCACGCTGGACTAATCGTCTGAGTCAATTCGGTCTTTGCCTTTTCCTCACATTGACAGCGCTATCCGGTGCCAGGCTGGCCAGTGCAGACACTGTCGTCGAACAGGAGCAGAACACAGCAAAGGAACCTGAAGCCAAGCGCCGGATACTGGTCATGCTGCACTTGCCTGCCCCGCATTTTCGCCCGGATGTTAGTTATAGCGGTGGTTACAGCAATGATGTCAGCCGCACCGCACGTCGTCGTATCGCTGAAGAACTGGCGCGCACCCATGGCCTGAAACTGCTGGAAGACTGGCCCATGCCAGTGCTGAATGTGGATTGCTTTGTCATGGAAGAAAGCGATGCCATCTCTGAAGAACAGACCATCGCCAGC
This is a stretch of genomic DNA from Undibacterium sp. KW1. It encodes these proteins:
- a CDS encoding DUF4266 domain-containing protein, with the translated sequence MKVIVKKTTTMLLIASAALALSACGTIKPVQPWEKGNLAKTAMTFENDRLESRYGEHIYTSRESASGGAGVGGGGCGCN
- a CDS encoding RNA polymerase sigma factor — its product is MFENWGWRGKTDKKRPDTPEAQEVELITLIANADRQAFEALYRLYFGRLARFLDKMTRDTHLIEEIVNDTMLVVWQKAPSFNHTSRVSTWVFAIAYRQALKAINSFDEAVESDFEHHAAETRYEPEQQMSAQQLDADLSRALRALPMEQRVVVSLTYYHEMGYKEIAETMECPVNTVKTRMFHARQRLRFMLSDSMEEIL
- a CDS encoding TlpA disulfide reductase family protein translates to MNIYKKRFALGIAALLMATSAMALDKGSTAPAFDLKGVEGNINLAKYQGKLVYLDFWASWCGPCRQSFPWMNELQSKYGAQGLQIIGVNLDQKNEDARQFLTTTPARFLVAFDPAGATPRSYGVKGMPSSVLIGPDGKIIFEHAGFKEADRAALEEKIKSSLGAIK
- a CDS encoding DUF3570 domain-containing protein, producing the protein MTKIIEKTSVPLIASTESETLPASSDMQTIGAALLTAALLLPGVVKAETPPEHASLSLKYLNYEEKQAGLKRITANSPSLSLITPLGADWSLDATLTSDDVSGASPRYHTAISGASRMNDQRTAGDVAFTRYFPRASLTVGTAYSTEHDYESRALSATGNFSSEDKNTTWTVGLGGSHDRINPTNLIVKNETKKTISIMAGVTQILTAEDIAQLTLSHSRGEGYFSDPYKALDRRPRERNQTTLLARWNHHFLGTGGTGRFSYRYYSDTYDVKAHTLTAEYVQPFSQGWTIAPSLRVYSQSAASFYFDPVYDAQLGAPFPPGYQFASTQPSSADQRLSGFGALTFGFKVSKQLTSDWTVDIKLENYEQHGNWRLFHKGSPGLAALKAQSIQLGISKQW
- a CDS encoding choice-of-anchor D domain-containing protein, translating into MNLHFRFTRTLRQLSVLGTVLFAGMSAAHAADALNGKSLYLNGPTGGGTSCTACHGATPANNVNGILRGANNPTEISNAFAQNKGGMGNLYRNKFTADEIADLAAFIGNPSVVAGPIATVSSASLVFTGTTVGQTSTALSATLSNTGSAALNITSIALTGGSATDFNLAGGSCAGGSSLAPSASCTVLSTFKPTAQGSRTANISISHNATGGVSLVTLSGTGNAAAQAGLTVSASSLNFGTLLVNAASALQTVNISNSGQAALNFSSIALSGANAGIFAVGGTCSTQTAVAAGGQCTITLQATPATAGAFAAALNIASNASNGNAVVSLAGSAAAASPAITATPSVLAFGAQTVAASPLTQQISLSNTGNVALTFTSIKISGASAITLGAGSTCGSSLAVGANCNVPVVFTPTVEGDVSASLAVTSNAAPLQVAITGTATKQAVAKPVLSDTGTVQFSDTQVGTTSAKHTTTLSNTGTAALKITSLVLNGSQLNDFILAGTCSTNGTLSPAASCTIDTSFKPGSAGSKTANVLLVTDGGAQLSLGLAGTGVAIPVKTVTLNINPQSFDFGSATIGSANLVKRFTLTNPGSAAIALTNAAFSGAYAAVVDGSSCPRFPFSLQANTSCELVVSYAPTNAGTNNGSVVISSSDTSTTWNIAFSGTAVNATTPTVTANAPRNEGGGGCSVARDGNDPMLPVLVMLAVAVIIWRRKQTRQARVQD
- the mrtJ gene encoding JDVT-CTERM system glutamic-type intramembrane protease, encoding MATLLRLLLLAPVLEELVVRAGLQQYLIDRFYEPGSHTRLMPVLLSATAFSGLHLASGWAVVSAVFLPGLLLAMLYQATRDWRLCALTHAVFNGMALGVCMQ
- a CDS encoding zf-HC2 domain-containing protein — protein: MNTKTNQVHQSDESDHSQVQDLLPWYANNTLQADEQQLVRAHLQTCTACQNDLQWQQKLKAGEPAASTVPNVDRALARLLPKLDRQVQAAKVNNTNNFMARLWTLFTADGKAPARWGMAVMAAQTAVIVGLVAFMALPRQDDSSYRVLGSGERSSGNIVVVFKPETTVKDIQRIMSINDARIIDGPTVTNAYLLNVDDSRLEQSIRELRSEAGIELVESLGSGAAK